In the genome of Ignavibacteriales bacterium, one region contains:
- the rpsD gene encoding 30S ribosomal protein S4, translating to MARYTDSVCKLCRREKQKLFLKGQKCFTEKCPIESKNYPPGQHGISRRSKVSEYGIQLREKQKIKRSYGLLETQFRNYFEKANKQKGRTGENLIQILERRLDNVVFRLGFASSRKQARQLIKHRHVIVNERLVDVPSFLLSAGDIIKIKEKSKKLDAIHSSLKRVKDSTYSWLSIDKASLAGTFLQVPDRVDVPLNANEQLVVELYSK from the coding sequence ATGGCAAGATATACAGATTCAGTATGCAAATTATGTAGACGAGAAAAACAAAAACTTTTCTTGAAAGGACAAAAATGCTTTACTGAAAAATGTCCGATTGAATCTAAGAACTATCCTCCAGGTCAGCACGGAATATCCCGCAGATCAAAAGTTTCTGAATATGGAATTCAGCTGAGAGAGAAACAAAAAATAAAAAGATCATACGGATTACTGGAAACACAGTTCAGAAACTATTTTGAAAAAGCAAATAAACAAAAAGGACGTACCGGTGAAAACCTGATCCAAATCCTTGAACGCAGACTTGATAATGTAGTCTTCAGACTTGGATTTGCATCTTCACGTAAACAGGCAAGACAGCTAATCAAACATCGTCATGTTATTGTGAATGAAAGATTAGTTGATGTTCCTTCATTTTTACTCTCTGCCGGTGATATAATTAAAATAAAAGAGAAAAGTAAAAAGCTCGATGCAATTCACAGCTCGCTAAAGAGAGTTAAAGACAGCACGTATTCGTGGCTCTCAATTGATAAAGCCTCACTTGCCGGAACTTTTCTTCAGGTGCCGGATAGAGTTGATGTTCCTCTAAATGCCAATGAACAATTGGTAGTTGAGCTTTATTCAAAATAA
- the rpsM gene encoding 30S ribosomal protein S13, which produces MARIAGVDLPKNKKVLYGLQYIFGVGEHVSAAILEKAKVNPDKRVSDLNDEEIAQIRAIMTAEYKVEGALRSEVQQNIKRLMDIGSYRGIRHRRGLPARGQRTRTNSRTRKGKRKTVAGKKKTPTKK; this is translated from the coding sequence TTGGCTCGTATAGCTGGCGTAGATTTACCTAAAAATAAAAAAGTCCTTTACGGACTGCAGTACATCTTTGGTGTTGGTGAGCATGTATCTGCAGCAATCCTTGAAAAAGCCAAAGTAAATCCTGACAAACGTGTATCTGATCTTAATGATGAAGAAATTGCGCAGATCAGAGCGATTATGACAGCTGAATACAAGGTTGAAGGAGCCCTTCGTTCCGAAGTTCAGCAGAATATTAAAAGATTGATGGATATTGGTTCATACCGCGGCATAAGACACAGAAGAGGTTTACCGGCAAGAGGTCAAAGAACAAGAACCAATTCCCGTACAAGAAAAGGTAAGAGAAAAACAGTTGCCGGAAAGAAAAAAACACCAACTAAGAAATAA
- the rpsK gene encoding 30S ribosomal protein S11, with protein sequence MAKVVKKAKKKSHVDANGVAHVKATFNNVIVTLTDIYGNTIAWSSAGKNGFKGSRKNTPFAAQVSAEAAAKEAYDLGLRKVEVFVKGPGSGREAAIRALHTAGLEISAIRDVTPIPHNGCRPPKKRRV encoded by the coding sequence TTGGCTAAAGTAGTTAAGAAAGCAAAAAAGAAATCGCACGTTGATGCTAACGGAGTTGCACACGTAAAAGCTACGTTCAATAACGTTATTGTAACGCTGACTGATATTTATGGAAATACAATTGCATGGTCATCTGCAGGCAAAAATGGTTTTAAAGGATCAAGAAAAAACACACCATTTGCCGCTCAGGTTTCAGCAGAAGCAGCAGCTAAAGAAGCATATGATCTTGGATTAAGAAAAGTTGAAGTATTTGTCAAAGGTCCGGGCTCAGGTCGCGAAGCAGCTATCAGAGCATTACACACTGCAGGTTTGGAGATCAGCGCTATAAGAGATGTTACTCCAATACCACATAACGGATGCAGACCACCCAAGAAAAGAAGAGTTTAA
- the rpmJ gene encoding 50S ribosomal protein L36: MKVRASVKKICDNCKVIKRKGVVKVICKNPKHKQRQG, translated from the coding sequence ATGAAAGTAAGAGCATCAGTAAAAAAAATATGTGATAATTGCAAAGTGATAAAACGTAAGGGTGTTGTTAAAGTTATTTGCAAAAACCCTAAACACAAGCAACGTCAAGGTTAA
- the rplQ gene encoding 50S ribosomal protein L17: protein MRHRVKGRKLKRTASHRAALMNSLATSLLKHKRIKTTLAKAKETRGFVEALITKAKKNDLHAKRQIMSVVNDKEVVKELFAEIIQKVGDRPGGYTRVIKLGNRLGDAAEMALIELVDYNDVINEKAEEKKEKRKAKAESKKEKEEKIEDAVVVDETTEAKPKRKKKEK from the coding sequence ATGAGACATAGAGTAAAAGGAAGAAAGCTTAAAAGAACCGCAAGCCATCGTGCAGCATTGATGAACTCACTTGCTACTTCTCTTTTAAAGCATAAAAGAATTAAAACAACACTCGCAAAAGCAAAGGAGACAAGAGGATTTGTAGAGGCTTTGATTACCAAAGCAAAGAAAAACGACCTCCATGCCAAACGTCAGATAATGAGCGTTGTGAATGATAAAGAAGTTGTAAAAGAACTCTTTGCGGAAATAATTCAGAAAGTCGGCGACAGACCCGGTGGTTATACACGCGTCATTAAACTAGGAAACAGGCTTGGAGATGCTGCTGAAATGGCGTTGATTGAGCTTGTTGATTATAATGATGTAATAAATGAAAAGGCTGAAGAGAAAAAGGAAAAGAGAAAAGCTAAAGCCGAATCAAAGAAAGAAAAAGAAGAAAAGATTGAGGATGCGGTCGTTGTAGATGAAACTACCGAAGCCAAACCGAAACGAAAGAAAAAAGAGAAATAA
- a CDS encoding DNA-directed RNA polymerase subunit alpha: MSVSYLKMPEAVVLDEASYSNTFGRFFLQPLERGYGVTLGNSLRRVLLSSLPGAAIVSVKFSGVLHEFTTIDGVVEDVAEIILNLKQVRMKLLSKKPNKIDISFNGAGEFTAADIQKNSNEVEILNPDLHIATINKNVKLDIEVRVGKGTGYIPAAENVQPDQTIGVIPIDSIFTPIKNVKYEVENVRIGDKNDYEKLTIEIGTDGSITPDDALTQAAKILRDHIQLFINFDIDQEEEQAVSQKDSETERVRKILLTSVDDLELSVRSHNCLKAANIKNLSELVKRDEAEMLKFRNFGRKSLAELMEIVESLGLEFGMDIDKYLKEETETH; this comes from the coding sequence ATGAGCGTTTCATATTTAAAGATGCCCGAAGCAGTTGTACTTGATGAAGCAAGTTATTCGAATACATTTGGTAGATTTTTTCTGCAGCCGCTTGAAAGAGGATATGGTGTAACATTAGGAAACTCTCTTCGCAGGGTACTGCTTTCCTCATTACCCGGTGCAGCAATTGTATCAGTTAAATTCAGCGGTGTGCTTCATGAGTTCACAACAATTGATGGTGTAGTTGAAGATGTTGCTGAAATCATTCTTAACCTTAAACAGGTTAGAATGAAACTGCTAAGCAAAAAGCCGAATAAAATTGATATTTCATTCAACGGTGCCGGTGAATTTACAGCAGCAGATATTCAGAAGAACAGCAACGAAGTTGAAATTCTGAATCCTGATCTTCACATAGCAACCATAAATAAAAATGTTAAACTTGATATAGAAGTCCGTGTAGGCAAAGGAACCGGTTATATTCCTGCTGCGGAAAATGTTCAGCCTGATCAGACCATTGGTGTTATTCCAATTGATTCAATCTTCACACCGATTAAAAACGTTAAGTACGAAGTTGAAAATGTTCGTATCGGTGATAAGAATGACTATGAAAAACTTACCATAGAAATCGGCACAGATGGTTCAATTACACCTGATGATGCATTAACCCAGGCAGCAAAAATTCTCAGGGATCATATACAGTTATTTATCAACTTTGATATTGACCAGGAAGAAGAACAGGCAGTAAGTCAGAAGGACAGCGAGACTGAAAGAGTTAGAAAAATACTTCTTACAAGTGTTGATGATCTGGAATTAAGTGTCAGGTCACACAACTGCTTAAAAGCAGCTAACATTAAGAATCTGTCCGAGCTTGTTAAAAGAGATGAAGCCGAGATGTTGAAGTTCAGGAATTTTGGAAGAAAATCACTTGCAGAACTTATGGAAATAGTTGAAAGCCTTGGACTGGAATTCGGAATGGATATTGACAAATACCTGAAAGAAGAAACTGAAACACACTAA
- a CDS encoding YihA family ribosome biogenesis GTP-binding protein, whose amino-acid sequence MFDKQEFIQSVFDLKGLPKHNYPVVILCGRSNVGKSSFINSLFNRKDLAKISSTPGKTRSLNYYLIDDNFFIVDLPGYGYAKTSKKEREYWGRLIQDFIKSEEKIVLAFHLIDSRHKPTELDLKLNEYLLSVNCDRIVVLTKSDKLKQSEFNKAKSVVSEMIPGLQFNENLFLYSAVKKNGRKEILSRLNKKFY is encoded by the coding sequence ATGTTTGACAAACAGGAATTCATTCAATCAGTATTTGACCTTAAAGGATTACCCAAACATAATTATCCTGTTGTTATACTTTGCGGAAGATCCAATGTAGGGAAATCTTCTTTTATCAACTCGCTGTTCAATCGAAAAGATCTGGCAAAAATAAGTTCAACTCCTGGTAAAACACGTTCACTTAACTACTACCTTATCGATGATAATTTTTTTATAGTTGACCTTCCGGGTTACGGATACGCCAAAACAAGTAAGAAAGAAAGAGAATACTGGGGAAGGTTAATTCAGGATTTTATCAAATCAGAAGAAAAAATTGTACTCGCTTTTCATTTGATAGACAGCCGTCACAAACCAACTGAACTTGACCTAAAACTTAATGAATATCTGTTATCAGTAAACTGTGATCGCATTGTTGTGCTTACTAAATCCGATAAACTAAAGCAATCCGAATTTAATAAAGCAAAGTCGGTAGTTTCAGAGATGATACCCGGACTTCAATTCAACGAAAACCTTTTTTTATACTCAGCCGTTAAGAAGAATGGAAGAAAAGAAATTCTTAGCAGGCTTAATAAAAAATTTTATTGA